One Deinococcus psychrotolerans genomic window carries:
- a CDS encoding DUF2207 domain-containing protein, whose product MKLRHIWISGLTLAVLGLPTGTAQNVKKTYSAERFDSAIQVERGGSLLITETTTFNFAGGPFTFVFRELPLGKTDGLSVLSASVDGLVYPIGNQPGQVEISGSDPRRVTWHLEPLSNATRTLKLTYRASGVVRRKDGSDALIWQPLPDEYAYPIAESRTTFSFPAAATLVAAPVVQRGTATIQQAPNQVTYTAQNLQPNALLIVELPFREGSLIAGPPQWQIDQERNAERLPYWIGAAILLLIGGLAWMWTYQRRHSAVSVSVSGSVTTPPSALPPALAGALVSGGTLNWNHLQGTLYRLAERGVLVIEQQSDVDKGSKPEFAIRLLDQKAELAPHERGLIDMLFAGESSAQSALKQPSVKLSQVSQKTQGRGWKLFTVPLQSELGRAGFISEERQSERNTLIYLSIALLVLGALGMLLTAIWGGPLGYAPFTVAIAVVVLGLAGSLLGLSMKSLSDNGAHSAASWQAFRDHLKAVTRGDASLGNPAAFERLLPYAATFGLAHPWIKQAGQSGAARLPAYFKLLPSTPDNSGWALFMIMQVAVSSTGSGSSGTGGAGAGAGGGGSSGAG is encoded by the coding sequence ATGAAACTTCGTCACATTTGGATCAGTGGCCTCACGCTCGCCGTCCTCGGTCTTCCCACCGGCACGGCTCAGAACGTCAAGAAGACCTACAGCGCCGAGCGTTTTGACAGCGCTATTCAGGTGGAACGGGGCGGCTCGCTGCTCATCACGGAAACCACCACCTTTAATTTCGCGGGCGGCCCGTTTACCTTCGTTTTCCGCGAATTGCCGCTGGGCAAAACGGACGGTCTCTCGGTGCTGAGTGCCAGCGTGGACGGCCTGGTGTACCCCATCGGCAACCAGCCGGGACAGGTGGAAATCAGCGGCAGCGATCCCAGGCGCGTTACCTGGCACCTTGAGCCACTGAGTAACGCTACCCGCACCCTCAAACTGACTTACCGGGCCAGCGGCGTGGTGCGCCGGAAAGACGGCAGTGACGCCTTGATCTGGCAACCACTGCCCGACGAATACGCCTATCCCATCGCTGAGAGCCGAACCACTTTCAGTTTTCCAGCAGCGGCCACTCTCGTGGCTGCACCGGTGGTACAGCGCGGCACGGCGACCATTCAGCAAGCCCCCAACCAGGTCACGTATACCGCTCAGAACTTACAGCCGAACGCACTGTTGATTGTCGAACTGCCGTTCAGGGAAGGCAGCCTGATCGCCGGGCCGCCCCAATGGCAGATTGACCAGGAGCGCAACGCCGAGCGCCTGCCTTACTGGATCGGCGCGGCCATCCTGCTGCTAATCGGGGGACTGGCGTGGATGTGGACTTACCAGCGGCGGCACAGTGCCGTGAGCGTGAGCGTCTCGGGAAGCGTGACCACGCCGCCCAGCGCCTTGCCGCCCGCTCTGGCCGGGGCACTGGTGAGTGGGGGAACGCTCAACTGGAACCATCTCCAGGGCACGCTCTACCGTCTGGCCGAGCGTGGTGTGCTGGTTATTGAGCAGCAATCTGACGTAGACAAGGGCAGCAAGCCTGAGTTTGCCATCCGTCTCCTTGACCAGAAAGCCGAACTGGCACCGCACGAACGGGGGCTGATAGACATGTTGTTTGCGGGCGAAAGTAGCGCACAGTCTGCGCTCAAACAGCCATCGGTCAAGCTCTCGCAGGTCAGCCAGAAAACACAGGGGCGTGGCTGGAAGCTGTTCACGGTGCCGCTTCAAAGCGAACTGGGCCGGGCCGGATTCATCAGCGAGGAGCGGCAGAGCGAGCGAAACACGCTGATCTACCTCAGCATCGCGCTGCTGGTGCTGGGTGCACTCGGTATGCTGCTGACGGCCATCTGGGGCGGGCCACTCGGCTACGCCCCCTTCACGGTGGCCATTGCCGTGGTGGTGCTGGGCCTGGCGGGGTCGTTGCTGGGCCTGAGTATGAAGTCGCTATCGGACAACGGGGCTCACAGCGCTGCGAGTTGGCAAGCCTTCCGCGATCACCTGAAGGCCGTGACCAGAGGGGATGCATCGCTGGGTAACCCGGCGGCATTTGAGCGGCTGTTGCCCTACGCTGCCACCTTCGGACTGGCCCACCCCTGGATCAAACAGGCTGGGCAATCCGGCGCGGCGCGGCTCCCCGCCTACTTCAAACTGCTGCCCTCCACGCCGGACAATTCTGGCTGGGCACTGTTCATGATCATGCAGGTGGCGGTCAGCAGCACTGGAAGTGGCTCGTCCGGGACTGGTGGTGCGGGCGCAGGCGCAGGGGGCGGCGGTTCCAGCGGGGCTGGGTAA
- a CDS encoding universal stress protein — protein sequence MLVAVDFSVWSRDAAQHACDVARATGGKVTLLHVLEAHESGPLDLEAAQTLLRELSLLSRRPPSCLIVPARSELNGHQPGVNGPAGDVRGKDGVALAILEVANRLGAELIVIGLHGQGNPSGRRLGRVVEQVLLGAHTPVQVVPYRSNRPVSNRWDNILAETESFRIRATPETRLARRSAHRNASVTC from the coding sequence ATGCTTGTTGCGGTGGATTTCAGTGTGTGGAGTCGCGATGCGGCCCAGCATGCCTGTGATGTGGCGCGTGCCACCGGCGGGAAGGTCACGCTGCTCCATGTGCTCGAAGCGCATGAATCGGGGCCTCTAGATTTGGAAGCGGCGCAGACCCTCCTGCGGGAGCTCAGCTTGCTAAGCCGCCGTCCGCCGAGCTGCCTGATCGTTCCCGCCAGAAGCGAACTCAACGGACATCAGCCTGGAGTAAACGGCCCGGCGGGCGATGTCAGGGGTAAAGACGGGGTCGCGCTGGCCATCCTGGAGGTGGCCAATCGACTGGGCGCAGAACTGATCGTGATCGGCCTGCACGGTCAGGGGAACCCCAGCGGAAGGAGGCTCGGGCGAGTCGTGGAGCAGGTGTTGCTGGGCGCACACACCCCCGTTCAGGTGGTGCCGTACCGCTCGAACAGGCCGGTGAGCAATCGTTGGGACAATATCTTGGCGGAGACGGAGTCCTTCCGAATACGCGCGACTCCTGAAACCAGGCTGGCAAGAAGGTCAGCGCACCGTAACGCTTCAGTCACTTGCTGA
- a CDS encoding universal stress protein — translation MFGHILVTTDGSPLSHLALPVAADLACKYHSKLTLLYVVPRFLPQVEGVAYPSHSSEEQDLLLAEGKRILEAARRTLDYPGTEVVWREQQDLKTERVIAQEVDRCGAKLVVMSTHGRSGLAHLFMGSVAESVMRQVSVPVLLIQAPERNAWNAVNGSQETRV, via the coding sequence ATGTTCGGTCATATCCTGGTAACCACCGACGGAAGTCCACTGAGCCACCTGGCCCTGCCCGTCGCTGCCGACCTCGCCTGCAAATACCACAGCAAACTGACCCTGCTTTACGTCGTGCCGCGCTTTCTTCCTCAGGTCGAGGGGGTTGCTTACCCCTCCCATTCCTCTGAAGAACAGGACTTGCTGCTGGCTGAGGGCAAACGCATTCTCGAGGCGGCCCGGCGAACGCTGGACTACCCCGGCACCGAGGTCGTCTGGCGTGAACAGCAGGATCTCAAGACTGAAAGAGTCATCGCGCAGGAGGTCGATCGGTGCGGGGCCAAGCTGGTGGTCATGAGCACGCACGGGCGCAGCGGACTGGCCCATCTGTTCATGGGCAGCGTCGCCGAATCGGTCATGCGGCAAGTTAGCGTGCCGGTACTGCTGATCCAAGCACCTGAACGGAACGCCTGGAACGCGGTGAACGGTTCTCAGGAGACAAGGGTATGA
- a CDS encoding DUF2171 domain-containing protein, which translates to MNPVGHIKCGMIVQAGNGDEAVCLGRIAGLKKNFIKLRRRDAPDGKRRYIPRSWVDGVANRQVHLSRTPSTALTGWLTKAELKAWPADRPTRPQARP; encoded by the coding sequence ATGAACCCAGTAGGTCACATCAAGTGCGGCATGATCGTGCAGGCCGGAAATGGTGACGAGGCCGTGTGCCTCGGACGGATCGCGGGTCTGAAAAAGAACTTCATCAAACTGCGCCGCCGTGACGCTCCAGATGGGAAACGCCGTTACATCCCCAGAAGCTGGGTCGACGGCGTCGCGAACCGCCAGGTGCATCTGTCCAGAACGCCGTCCACCGCTCTAACAGGCTGGCTGACCAAAGCCGAGCTGAAAGCCTGGCCAGCCGACAGACCGACACGCCCGCAAGCACGACCATGA
- a CDS encoding transposase domain-containing protein, producing the protein MNPGTALLTTARDQPLNHLDTFAKSLDAALVTQALEATGTASVRRRKLPAEHAVWLMLGMALLRDRSIQAVCDQLHLVLPDHTGKTTTSSVGLV; encoded by the coding sequence ATGAACCCTGGTACCGCACTACTGACCACGGCTCGCGATCAGCCACTCAACCACCTCGACACCTTTGCAAAGAGCCTCGACGCCGCGTTGGTGACGCAAGCCCTCGAAGCGACGGGAACCGCTTCGGTTCGACGCCGGAAGCTCCCCGCGGAACACGCCGTGTGGCTGATGCTCGGCATGGCGCTCCTGCGCGACCGCTCGATTCAGGCGGTATGCGACCAGTTGCATCTAGTCCTCCCTGATCACACCGGGAAGACGACCACCAGTTCGGTGGGCCTGGTATAG
- a CDS encoding IS4 family transposase: MGIAPFKHLFDAVVTRHGREQLDANRWRGLAVLGIDGTMIRVPDSDENRAHFTLPSSGAHRESAYLQARVVGLMALGSHFLLDLKVGAYTESEESLSSGFDEQLPDHCVLMVDQGLIDDGRFYYHQQRGEECRWLVGAKSNLVWTVLEILGPNEVIAEVPFRRPARRSDPTLPRSMQIRVICYQFPGFKPQWLLTSMLDAERYPAAEIIELYHQRWELETGFDELHTHTLERLEALRSQTPDRIRQELCALAVVYNLVRLEMARVAGQLEVSPLRISYRTSLLLIRTLWLSAWVVAAGRLPKYLEQLASDIALLVLPVKRLRSYPRAVKIKMICYPRKVRASAPLPS; this comes from the coding sequence CTGGGAATCGCTCCCTTCAAACACCTGTTCGATGCCGTTGTCACTCGTCATGGTCGCGAGCAGCTTGACGCCAACCGTTGGCGGGGCCTGGCGGTACTCGGCATTGATGGCACGATGATCCGGGTCCCGGACAGTGACGAGAATCGCGCGCATTTCACTCTGCCTTCGAGTGGTGCACACCGTGAGAGCGCCTATCTGCAAGCCCGGGTTGTCGGCCTGATGGCGCTCGGGTCGCATTTCCTGCTGGATCTGAAGGTCGGCGCATACACGGAGAGCGAGGAATCGCTCTCCAGCGGCTTCGATGAACAGCTGCCTGACCACTGCGTGTTGATGGTTGACCAAGGGCTCATAGACGACGGACGGTTTTACTACCATCAGCAGCGGGGCGAAGAGTGCCGCTGGCTCGTAGGAGCCAAAAGCAACCTGGTGTGGACGGTGTTGGAAATCCTGGGACCGAATGAGGTTATCGCTGAAGTTCCTTTTCGCAGACCTGCGCGCAGGTCTGACCCCACGCTGCCACGTAGCATGCAGATCCGCGTCATCTGCTACCAGTTTCCGGGCTTTAAGCCACAGTGGCTGCTGACGTCGATGTTGGACGCCGAGCGCTACCCAGCGGCTGAAATCATTGAGCTCTACCACCAGCGCTGGGAACTCGAAACTGGATTTGACGAGCTCCATACGCATACTCTGGAGCGATTGGAGGCGTTGCGCTCCCAGACACCAGACCGCATTCGGCAGGAACTGTGCGCGCTGGCTGTGGTGTACAACCTGGTGCGTCTGGAAATGGCCCGGGTGGCCGGTCAGCTGGAGGTCAGTCCTTTGCGAATTTCGTACCGGACCAGTTTGCTGCTGATCCGGACGTTGTGGCTCAGCGCATGGGTGGTGGCTGCGGGTCGTCTGCCGAAGTATCTGGAACAACTTGCTAGTGACATCGCGTTGCTGGTGCTTCCGGTGAAACGACTTCGCTCGTACCCGAGGGCTGTCAAAATCAAGATGATCTGCTATCCAAGAAAAGTGCGTGCCAGTGCCCCGCTCCCTTCTTAA
- a CDS encoding PAS domain-containing protein, whose translation MNKRHIQNKNKESSVSIAALVRALPQAAMVTDGQGRASHVNAHWAQSTGLNISQSFGLGWLEAVHPNDREAASAMWGRTAPNRQPVEAEYRTRWNGDTDCVCVWYHAPLLEGSTRLWLCTVAQRPALLLREMQREPELGSTLLETTNLEQPTAMELERERILEQLALEQADLRTVLDQLPLGLLVVSADTRRIRLVNPQTEQIFGVSLTVGMTLGRIEALRYSRDEITAPADFSLHRALAGVRVEGEETEIGRPDGSRATIRSNAVPIYDRQGELVAAVLSTEDLSAQRRAEAEEERLSGSLQRAREALTLHGGRPVTPERFLKLMGELYEQLGQPQLEGRLIALLLLRAEPVSVGEVASMLSVSKVAISKVSNAMLERGDLQIIKSFSSREHLLTLTDHNYIRDLSVRRVASWAISILCDSLLETNHLDPAITEQIRNHLETHTRVAVALEQVLSPIERRQAKALADHLRENWDAVSPKSEKS comes from the coding sequence ATGAACAAACGCCACATCCAAAACAAAAACAAAGAGAGCAGCGTATCTATCGCCGCGCTCGTCCGGGCGCTTCCTCAGGCGGCCATGGTGACCGATGGACAGGGCCGCGCCTCTCACGTCAACGCGCACTGGGCACAGTCCACCGGCCTGAACATCTCCCAGTCGTTTGGGCTGGGCTGGCTGGAAGCTGTTCACCCGAATGACCGGGAAGCGGCCAGCGCGATGTGGGGCCGCACTGCGCCCAATAGACAACCTGTTGAGGCGGAGTACAGGACGCGCTGGAACGGCGACACTGACTGCGTCTGTGTGTGGTATCACGCGCCGCTGCTGGAGGGCAGTACACGGCTTTGGCTCTGTACGGTTGCTCAGCGGCCTGCACTTCTCCTCAGGGAGATGCAGCGTGAACCCGAATTGGGCAGCACACTCCTCGAAACCACGAACTTGGAGCAACCCACAGCTATGGAGTTGGAACGGGAACGGATACTGGAGCAACTGGCGTTGGAACAGGCCGATTTGAGAACGGTTCTGGATCAGCTTCCGCTGGGACTTCTGGTGGTCTCGGCAGACACCCGGCGTATCCGGCTGGTCAACCCGCAGACCGAGCAGATTTTCGGCGTGTCTCTGACGGTTGGGATGACGTTGGGGCGCATTGAGGCACTGAGGTATTCTCGTGACGAAATCACAGCGCCAGCTGATTTTTCGCTGCACCGGGCGCTGGCAGGCGTGCGCGTCGAGGGGGAAGAAACTGAAATTGGCCGCCCGGATGGCAGCCGCGCCACCATCCGCTCCAACGCGGTGCCCATTTATGACCGGCAGGGAGAGCTGGTCGCGGCAGTCCTCAGCACCGAGGACTTGAGCGCTCAGCGCCGGGCCGAGGCCGAAGAGGAGCGGCTGAGCGGCTCGCTCCAACGCGCCAGAGAAGCCCTGACTCTGCACGGCGGTCGCCCAGTGACCCCAGAGCGGTTCCTGAAGCTGATGGGCGAACTTTATGAGCAGCTTGGCCAGCCGCAACTGGAAGGTCGCTTGATTGCCCTGCTGCTGCTGCGGGCCGAGCCAGTATCGGTGGGCGAGGTGGCGAGTATGTTGAGCGTCAGTAAAGTGGCGATATCCAAGGTCAGCAACGCCATGTTGGAACGCGGCGATCTGCAGATCATCAAGTCGTTTTCCAGCCGTGAGCATCTGCTGACCCTGACCGATCACAACTACATCCGCGACCTGAGCGTGCGCCGGGTGGCGAGCTGGGCGATTTCGATTCTGTGTGACTCGCTGCTGGAAACCAACCACCTCGATCCGGCCATCACCGAGCAGATCCGCAATCACTTGGAAACACATACTCGGGTCGCGGTGGCATTGGAGCAGGTGCTGTCTCCTATTGAGCGCCGTCAAGCCAAGGCGCTGGCCGATCACCTGCGTGAGAACTGGGACGCCGTGTCCCCAAAAAGCGAGAAGTCGTAA
- a CDS encoding BON domain-containing protein, which yields MTRSNQHVYDDVQAQILDDPSVDEGNITVEVHSGKVTLLSSVTNFAAKFAAIDDAWSIKGVTAVMAEDLRVIPV from the coding sequence ATGACCAGAAGTAACCAGCACGTATACGATGATGTTCAGGCCCAAATCCTTGATGATCCCAGTGTGGACGAGGGTAATATCACTGTTGAAGTTCACAGTGGGAAGGTCACCCTCCTGAGCAGCGTCACGAATTTCGCCGCCAAGTTCGCGGCAATCGACGACGCCTGGAGCATCAAGGGCGTCACAGCTGTAATGGCGGAAGACCTCAGAGTGATTCCTGTCTAG
- a CDS encoding BON domain-containing protein produces the protein MQDAAQTALDWNDDVPMGVVASVSDGWLTLSGQVEWQYQRNAAYNSVRFLSGAKNFTNLITLVSKPTSDDVQGRIQSALVRSAYVDASNITVNVKGDTVTLTGNVRSYMERDVIENAAWAAPGVLNVNDNVTVLD, from the coding sequence ATTCAAGACGCCGCGCAAACAGCGCTTGACTGGAACGATGACGTGCCGATGGGAGTTGTGGCGAGCGTCAGTGATGGCTGGCTGACGCTCTCGGGCCAGGTCGAGTGGCAGTATCAGCGCAATGCGGCGTACAACAGCGTGCGCTTTCTCAGTGGCGCGAAGAACTTCACCAACCTGATCACGTTGGTGAGCAAACCCACCAGCGACGACGTGCAGGGACGCATTCAATCTGCCCTGGTTCGCAGCGCTTACGTGGACGCCAGCAACATCACGGTGAACGTCAAGGGCGATACCGTCACGCTGACGGGCAATGTACGCTCATACATGGAAAGAGACGTGATTGAGAATGCAGCTTGGGCCGCACCCGGCGTGCTGAACGTCAACGACAACGTCACCGTTTTGGACTGA
- a CDS encoding BON domain-containing protein, whose amino-acid sequence MITINDIVLQENVLAELLFEPSLDAAQITATVKNGIVTLSGSVANFPEKWAAERAVKRVLGVKGVAEELTVNFNFRPGTRYSDEDIAGAARRTLEWSANVPEKSVQIRVEDGWVTLEGTVDWQFQRQNAYTVVAHLLGVKGVSNLITLTPRVASADVRSNIEAAFKRSSDLESVQVEIEGSKITLRGTLPNWTEIDAAGLAAWNAAGVTTVNNQIHIGL is encoded by the coding sequence ATGATCACTATCAACGACATCGTCTTGCAAGAAAACGTGCTGGCCGAGCTGCTGTTCGAGCCGAGCCTGGACGCGGCTCAGATCACCGCGACGGTCAAGAACGGAATCGTGACCCTGTCGGGGAGCGTGGCCAATTTTCCGGAGAAGTGGGCCGCTGAACGCGCGGTCAAGCGGGTACTCGGTGTGAAAGGCGTGGCCGAAGAACTGACCGTCAATTTCAATTTCAGGCCTGGCACCCGGTACAGCGATGAAGATATTGCCGGGGCCGCTCGCCGCACCCTCGAATGGAGCGCTAACGTTCCGGAGAAGAGTGTCCAGATCCGGGTCGAGGATGGCTGGGTCACGCTTGAAGGAACGGTCGACTGGCAGTTTCAGCGCCAGAACGCCTACACCGTGGTCGCCCACCTGCTCGGTGTCAAGGGCGTCAGCAACCTGATCACCTTGACGCCCCGGGTCGCCTCCGCTGATGTGCGCTCCAACATCGAGGCGGCCTTCAAGCGCAGCAGTGACCTTGAGTCGGTTCAGGTCGAGATCGAAGGCAGCAAGATTACTTTGCGCGGCACGCTTCCCAACTGGACCGAGATTGACGCCGCAGGACTGGCCGCTTGGAATGCCGCCGGCGTCACTACGGTCAACAACCAGATTCATATTGGGCTGTAA
- a CDS encoding general stress protein, whose protein sequence is MDQIVSGDFKTHDLAETAIRALGEAGVPLKDVSIVAQNLQTTEQVQGFITPGDVAKSGAGVGAWWGGLFGVLAGAAFLWIPGVGPLVVAGSLAASFLGLVEGVAVGSASGVLIGALLGFGLSRDRAIKYESVVRAGHFLVLVHADEAHSHTVRQVLERRGAVSVDVSARTELLPKTA, encoded by the coding sequence ATGGATCAAATTGTCAGCGGAGATTTCAAAACCCACGACCTGGCAGAAACGGCAATTCGTGCGCTGGGTGAGGCAGGCGTCCCTCTCAAGGACGTGTCGATCGTGGCGCAGAATTTGCAGACCACCGAGCAGGTTCAGGGCTTTATCACGCCCGGAGACGTGGCTAAGAGCGGAGCCGGGGTCGGTGCGTGGTGGGGCGGATTATTCGGCGTTCTCGCGGGTGCAGCCTTTCTATGGATTCCCGGGGTCGGCCCACTGGTCGTCGCTGGGTCGCTCGCCGCCAGTTTTCTGGGCCTGGTCGAAGGCGTAGCGGTCGGTTCGGCCAGTGGCGTGCTGATCGGTGCGCTGCTGGGGTTCGGGCTGTCGCGTGACAGAGCCATCAAGTACGAGAGCGTCGTCCGGGCAGGCCATTTTCTGGTGCTGGTGCATGCCGACGAAGCGCATTCACATACCGTTCGTCAGGTTCTTGAGCGGCGCGGGGCGGTGAGCGTGGACGTATCCGCGAGAACCGAGCTGCTTCCCAAGACGGCCTGA
- a CDS encoding Dps family protein encodes MTVATKALPEADFVPAALKTPTDLNLEQAQAVISAVNPLIADAFAVYLKTKNFHWHLSGSHFRDYHLMFDEQAEQLLGSTDPLAERVRKLGGTTLRSIGHISQLQTVQDNNTEFVTPLDMLTELMNDNGALAKNQRAAHEVCDASRDFATASLLEVIIDETERRTWFLFEAAQGLEHTR; translated from the coding sequence ATGACTGTTGCCACTAAAGCTCTTCCCGAAGCCGATTTTGTTCCAGCGGCCCTCAAGACCCCCACCGACCTGAACTTGGAGCAGGCGCAGGCCGTCATCAGCGCCGTCAATCCCCTGATCGCGGACGCCTTCGCGGTCTACCTGAAAACCAAGAACTTCCACTGGCATCTGTCGGGTAGCCATTTCCGTGACTACCACCTGATGTTTGACGAGCAAGCAGAGCAGCTGCTGGGCAGCACTGATCCGCTGGCAGAGCGCGTGCGTAAGCTGGGAGGCACCACTCTACGCAGCATCGGGCACATTTCACAGCTCCAGACCGTGCAGGACAACAACACTGAGTTCGTGACGCCGCTCGACATGTTGACTGAGCTGATGAACGACAACGGGGCGCTCGCCAAAAACCAGCGCGCTGCCCACGAGGTCTGTGACGCCAGCCGTGACTTCGCCACCGCCAGCCTGCTGGAAGTCATCATCGACGAAACCGAACGCCGCACCTGGTTTCTGTTCGAGGCCGCTCAGGGACTGGAGCACACCCGCTAA
- a CDS encoding PRC-barrel domain-containing protein, producing MTQQRDDSQDLLEKLGDTNLMLSDPGEDIRGRKVVDANGQDIGHVSALFIDKSERKIRFLQVGAGGFLGIGEREFFVPIEDVSSTSHSEVHISHNRDQVIAAPHFDPKLTTKYDRNFFYPYYGYYGITPYWGGGMY from the coding sequence ATGACACAGCAACGCGATGACAGCCAAGACCTGCTTGAAAAACTCGGCGACACCAACCTCATGCTCAGCGATCCTGGCGAGGATATCCGTGGCCGCAAGGTGGTAGACGCCAACGGCCAGGATATCGGTCACGTCAGCGCTCTGTTCATCGACAAGAGTGAGCGCAAGATTCGCTTCTTGCAGGTGGGTGCCGGGGGCTTCCTGGGCATCGGTGAGCGGGAATTTTTCGTGCCCATCGAAGACGTGAGCAGCACGTCGCATTCCGAAGTCCACATCAGCCACAACCGTGACCAGGTCATCGCCGCGCCGCACTTTGACCCTAAGCTGACCACGAAATACGACCGCAATTTCTTTTACCCGTATTACGGCTACTACGGCATTACTCCTTACTGGGGCGGCGGCATGTACTGA
- a CDS encoding HAD-IC family P-type ATPase: MTHTNNRTFSFYPDQQLVGVIDTPQALEQALRVVVALGIPDQDVTVLAGEAGECWLDADGVQHGLLGRFVRWTEDLMEEHTDAQLYAEYLAAGRLVLAVRLPRHSPAYPPLVAAFLGAQAHFIHYFNTGVIEEVTETPETEPPETGPPAKVPGPLLEGSGTSWIWTAARQNWVLLFALLGLLTGAILRFGFGQPDIANLIWLGTLVLGGTPVVYRTVRGMLHGNFATDVVAMLAIVVAVVMGQSFAGLIIVIMQSGGEALEKYSLRRASSSLEKLLARAPRHAHRKTASGIEDIGVEEVHIGDMLVVRPGDLIPVDGVLLAAQAEIDEAALTGEAVSAPKMQGAALLSGSVNTGDAFELRATQLSANSKYAQIVALVQQAQQDKPPLQRLADRYAVWFTPVTLLTAGLGWLITGQADTVLAVLVVATPCPLILAVPVAVISGINRAASFGIIVKGGAAIEQIGRVQAMVFDKTGTLTFGSPSVEQVVPFGGQSGPELLQLAGHAEQLSSHPLAQALTAAAFKASADQGALPQHVREVAGGGVQAEIAGREVAIGSPAFIAGITGQPLPPDALQTDHLTCSRKTEPYENGVSGTLRDDVPGGQHEGKKVHR; this comes from the coding sequence ATGACCCATACAAACAACAGAACCTTCTCGTTTTACCCTGACCAGCAGCTCGTCGGGGTGATTGACACGCCGCAGGCGCTTGAGCAGGCGCTGCGCGTCGTGGTGGCGCTCGGCATTCCCGACCAAGACGTGACAGTGCTGGCCGGCGAAGCGGGCGAGTGCTGGCTGGACGCCGACGGTGTCCAGCATGGCCTGCTGGGGCGCTTCGTGCGCTGGACGGAAGACCTGATGGAGGAACACACCGACGCTCAGCTCTACGCGGAGTATCTGGCTGCCGGGCGCTTAGTTCTCGCGGTGCGCTTGCCCAGGCACAGTCCCGCTTACCCGCCGCTCGTCGCCGCGTTTCTCGGCGCTCAGGCCCACTTCATCCATTATTTCAATACCGGAGTGATTGAGGAAGTGACCGAAACGCCCGAAACTGAGCCACCTGAAACTGGGCCACCTGCGAAAGTTCCCGGCCCCTTGCTGGAAGGTTCAGGAACGTCGTGGATCTGGACGGCGGCCCGGCAAAACTGGGTGCTGCTATTTGCGCTGCTCGGTCTGCTGACCGGGGCCATCCTCCGGTTCGGTTTCGGCCAGCCTGACATTGCCAATTTAATCTGGCTGGGCACGCTGGTGCTGGGCGGCACGCCTGTGGTGTACCGGACGGTTCGGGGCATGCTGCACGGCAATTTCGCCACCGACGTGGTCGCCATGCTGGCCATCGTGGTGGCTGTGGTCATGGGCCAGTCTTTCGCTGGACTGATCATCGTGATTATGCAGTCCGGCGGCGAGGCGCTCGAGAAGTACAGCCTGCGCCGCGCCTCGTCGTCACTGGAAAAGCTGCTGGCCCGCGCACCCCGCCACGCCCACCGAAAAACAGCGTCAGGAATCGAGGACATCGGGGTCGAGGAGGTGCACATCGGCGACATGCTGGTGGTGCGCCCCGGCGACCTGATCCCCGTTGACGGCGTCCTGCTCGCCGCTCAGGCCGAGATCGACGAGGCCGCCTTGACCGGCGAGGCTGTCAGCGCTCCCAAAATGCAGGGGGCGGCGCTGCTCAGCGGCAGCGTCAACACCGGCGACGCCTTCGAGTTGCGGGCGACGCAACTCAGCGCCAACAGCAAGTACGCGCAGATCGTAGCGCTGGTCCAGCAGGCCCAGCAGGACAAGCCGCCGCTGCAACGTCTGGCCGACCGCTACGCCGTGTGGTTCACGCCGGTCACTCTGCTCACGGCGGGCCTCGGCTGGCTGATCACCGGGCAGGCCGACACGGTGCTCGCGGTCCTGGTGGTCGCGACCCCCTGTCCGCTGATTCTGGCGGTGCCGGTGGCGGTGATTAGCGGCATCAACCGGGCGGCCAGCTTCGGCATCATCGTCAAGGGTGGGGCGGCCATCGAGCAGATCGGGCGGGTTCAGGCGATGGTCTTCGACAAGACCGGCACCCTGACCTTCGGCTCGCCCAGCGTGGAGCAGGTGGTGCCGTTCGGCGGCCAGTCTGGCCCGGAGTTGCTGCAGCTGGCTGGCCACGCCGAGCAACTGTCGTCTCATCCTCTGGCCCAGGCGCTCACGGCTGCCGCATTCAAAGCCAGCGCTGATCAGGGGGCATTGCCACAACATGTCCGCGAGGTGGCGGGTGGAGGCGTGCAGGCCGAGATCGCGGGGCGCGAAGTAGCCATCGGATCGCCAGCGTTTATCGCCGGGATCACCGGCCAGCCCCTGCCCCCGGACGCACTTCAAACGGATCATCTGACGTGCTCCCGGAAAACCGAGCCATATGAGAATGGAGTATCTGGCACACTGAGGGACGACGTCCCCGGAGGTCAGCATGAAGGGAAAAAAGTTCACCGATGA